In the Anguilla anguilla isolate fAngAng1 chromosome 7, fAngAng1.pri, whole genome shotgun sequence genome, one interval contains:
- the creb3l2 gene encoding cyclic AMP-responsive element-binding protein 3-like protein 2 — MEILDSGEPFSHWDRNLSELSEPGENDNVVYNTHFTDLLDDLSQEALLGQLLSDPFLSGRGEAMDTEEELIPASPVPPHIQAEHSYSLSGDSRPQSPLSHLPGERESDAGESDGEDWCMEPEEKALKMDPLLSDAPSLLPTLTLSLAPEGPGAQPVAPQALSVPVLLSQPSQVKIIKIKEDSESFSPKIKLEPHEVDQFLNLSPRGLESLQLPPTPPSSHGSDSEGSQSPTRPCEPSSPTQAQAQAVLKVAPRAPSSLSNSPLLTAPHKLQGSGPLLLTEEEKRTLIAEGYPVPTKLPLSKAEEKALKKIRRKIKNKISAQESRRKKKEYMDTLEKKVETCSNENNELRRKVETLECTNKSLLQQLHSLQAVVAGKVPRSCRVTGTQTSTCLMVVVLCFAMFLGSFYQGLGPCSSITKTGLSREPRMEESYEATVKSRSLLGYEDHGGLDEPHPSGLGGEYPETWDRQVDVMATWRSLQEQRQEQQEQQEQAERLRAERLRAESKPPYTHSNESHAQKPILIDLHPHRSLELRSNESTKVIELERTVNETF, encoded by the exons CACTTCACGGACCTCTTGGATGACCTATCCCAGGAGGCCTTGCTGGGCCAGCTGCTGAGCGACCCCTTCCTGTCCGGGCGGGGCGAGGCCATGGACACGGAGGAGGAGCTGATCCCCGCCTCCCCGGTGCCCCCCCACATCCAGGCGGAGCACAGCTACTCCCTGAGCGGAGACTCGCGACCCCAGTCCCCCCTCTCACACCTGCCCGGGGAACGAGAGAGCGACGCAG GGGAGTCGGATGGGGAGGACTGGTGCATGGAGCCAGAGGAGAAGGCCCTGAAGATGGACCCGCTCCTCTCTGACGCCCCGTCCCTGCTGCCCACGCTCACCCTCAGCCTGGCCCCCGAGGGCCCCGGGGCCCAGCCGGTGGCCCCCCAAGCCCTCTCCGTCCCCGTCCTGCTCTCCCAGCCCTCACAAGTCAAGATCATCAAG ATTAAGGAGGACAGTGAGAGCTTCAGTCCCAAAATCAAGCTGGAACCCCATGAGGTGGATCAGTTCCTCAACCTGTCCCCCAGAG GCTTGGAGTCTCTGCagctcccccccacaccccccagctCTCATGGCAGCGACTCGGAGGGCAGCCAGAGCCCCACGCGTCCCTGCGAGCCCTCCAGCCCCACCCAGGCGCAGGCGCAGGCCGTCCTGAAGGTGGCGCCGCgggccccctcctccctctccaactCTCCCCTCCTCACCGCCCCCCAC AAGCTGCAGGGCTCAGGACCCCTCCTGCTGACGGAGGAGGAGAAACGCACGCTCATCGCCGAGGGATACCCCGTCCCGACCAAGCTGCCCCTCTCCAAGGCCGAGGAGAAGGCCCTCAAGAAGATCCGCAGGAAGATCAAGAACAAG ATCTCTGCTCAGGAGAGCCGAAGGAAGAAGAAGGAGTACATGGATACGCTGGAGAAAAA GGTGGAGACGTGCTCCAACGAGAACAACGAGTTGCGCAGGAAAGTGGAGACTCTGGAGTGCACCAACAA gtctctcctgcagcagctgcactcCCTGCAGGCGGTGGTGGCGGGGAAGGTCCCTCGGTCCTGCAGGGTGACGGGCACACAGACCTCCACGTGCCTCATG GTGGTGGTGCTGTGCTTCGCCATGTTCCTGGGCAGTTTCTACCAGGGCCTGGGGCCCTGCTCCTCCATCACTAAAACAGGCCTCTCCAGAGAGCCCAGGATGGAGGAGTCCTACGAAGCCACCG TGAAGTCGCGGAGCCTGCTGGGCTACGAGGACCACGGCGGCCTGGACGAGCCTCACCCCTCCGGGCTGGGAGGGGAGTACCCGGAGACGTGGGACAGGCAGGTGGACGTCATGGCGACCTGGCGCTCCCTGCAGGAGCAgcggcaggagcagcaggagcagcaggagcaggcgGAGAGGCTCAGGGCGGAGAGGCTCAGGGCGGAGTCCAAACCGCCGTACACCCACAGCAACGAATCGCACGCGCAGAAGCCGATACTCATAGACCTACACCCACACAG ATCACTGGAGCTTCGGAGCAATGAAAGCACAAAAGTGATAGAACTGGAGAGGACAGTGAACGAGACTTTCTGA